Proteins encoded by one window of Streptococcus suis S735:
- a CDS encoding Crp/Fnr family transcriptional regulator yields MISNEQYDYLRAHPTFERLTRDSFDQLAKHIRFRKIPKGQIFFYAEDPRDYLFVLYKGYARIEQYDETDSFTYLDYIRQGGAFPFGDMFQDKPYHYTAIAITDLEYFIVPMVLFETLSKINPSQMAYICQKLSKVLRFQELRLRNAMRSKASDRVVQALALLYWDMCQREQFATLPFEIHIQEISRLAATTRETVSHVLKQLKQDGKIAYSHKQLTYLDIDYFLENLTETH; encoded by the coding sequence ATGATAAGCAACGAACAATATGATTATCTAAGGGCACATCCAACTTTTGAACGTTTGACACGTGATAGCTTTGATCAATTAGCTAAGCATATTCGTTTTCGAAAGATTCCTAAGGGACAAATCTTTTTTTACGCAGAGGATCCTAGAGATTATCTATTTGTATTGTATAAGGGCTATGCTCGGATTGAGCAATATGATGAGACGGATAGTTTTACGTATTTAGACTATATTCGGCAGGGTGGTGCCTTTCCTTTTGGAGATATGTTTCAGGACAAACCTTATCATTATACCGCCATTGCCATAACGGACCTAGAGTATTTTATTGTACCGATGGTCTTGTTTGAAACCTTGTCGAAGATAAATCCGAGTCAAATGGCTTATATCTGTCAAAAATTATCCAAAGTGCTTCGTTTTCAAGAGTTGCGCTTGCGAAATGCGATGCGTTCCAAGGCATCAGATCGAGTCGTTCAAGCCTTGGCTCTTCTTTATTGGGATATGTGCCAGCGAGAGCAGTTTGCTACCTTGCCATTTGAAATTCATATTCAAGAGATTTCGCGTTTAGCAGCTACGACACGGGAAACGGTTAGCCATGTTTTGAAGCAACTGAAGCAGGATGGTAAAATAGCTTATAGCCATAAACAGTTAACTTATTTAGATATTGATTATTTCTTAGAAAATTTGACAGAAACTCATTGA
- the whiA gene encoding DNA-binding protein WhiA yields MSFTVQVKEELLLQSSQNKSELSAIIKLSGSLGLASSGLTLSISTENAKIARHIYELLLHFYQIKAEIRHHQKPNLKKNRVYAVLIEDGVNEILNDLHLADSFFGLETGISPLVLENDSWSQAYLRGAFLAAGSVKDPEKGKYQLEIASVYSDHANDLANLMQKFLLDAKVIERSKGTITYLQRAEDIMDFLLVIGAEETKTEFENVKLLREARNDLNRATNAEAANIAKTVNASMKTINNIIKIMDTIGLDQLSGDLQEIAQLRIQHPDYSIQQLADSLTVPITKSGVNHRLRKINKIADELTD; encoded by the coding sequence ATGAGTTTTACAGTACAAGTAAAGGAAGAATTGCTGCTTCAGTCTAGCCAAAATAAGAGCGAGCTATCTGCTATTATCAAATTATCAGGTAGTTTGGGCTTAGCTTCATCAGGTTTGACTCTTTCTATCAGCACGGAAAATGCAAAGATTGCCCGTCACATTTATGAACTGTTACTCCATTTCTACCAGATTAAAGCTGAGATTCGCCATCATCAAAAACCTAATCTCAAAAAGAATCGTGTGTATGCAGTTTTGATAGAAGACGGCGTGAATGAGATATTGAACGATTTGCATTTGGCTGATAGCTTCTTTGGATTAGAGACGGGGATTTCTCCCTTGGTTTTGGAAAATGATTCGTGGAGTCAAGCCTATCTTCGTGGAGCATTTTTAGCGGCAGGCTCTGTTAAGGATCCTGAAAAAGGAAAATACCAGCTTGAAATAGCTTCTGTCTATAGTGACCATGCCAATGACCTGGCCAATCTGATGCAGAAATTTCTTTTGGATGCCAAAGTCATTGAGCGAAGTAAGGGAACCATTACCTATCTGCAACGTGCAGAGGACATTATGGATTTTCTTTTGGTGATTGGAGCAGAAGAGACGAAGACAGAATTTGAGAATGTTAAATTGCTTCGTGAGGCTCGCAATGACCTAAATCGAGCTACCAATGCGGAAGCTGCTAATATTGCAAAGACGGTCAATGCTAGTATGAAAACAATCAATAATATTATCAAAATTATGGATACTATCGGTCTAGATCAGTTGTCAGGTGACTTGCAGGAGATTGCCCAGTTGCGAATTCAGCATCCAGACTATTCCATTCAGCAATTGGCGGATAGTCTAACGGTACCGATCACTAAAAGTGGTGTCAACCATCGTTTGCGGAAAATCAATAAGATTGCGGATGAATTGACTGACTAG
- a CDS encoding YfcC family protein, protein MSEKVKKGFKLPSSYTILMLIIAFMAVMTWVIPAGQYQVDEAGRLVAGTYEKVAQNPQGIYDVFMAPVRAMLGHGATEAAINVAFFIIMVGAFLGVVNETGALDVGIASIVKRFKGREKMLIYILMPLFALGGSTYGMGEETMAFFPLLVPVMMAVGFDSITGVAIILLGSQIGCLASTVNPFATVVASDAAGVSVADGMIWRFVFFVVILAMGVLFVANYAEKVKNDPTKSLVYKQREADMQHFNVAATQEVNAELSPAQKRVLWVFVLTFVLMICSFIPWEDLGVTIFTQFNDWLIGLPFIGQVIGSSTAALGTWYFPEGAMLFGIAGIVVGLVYGMSEERLVKSFMFGAADIFSVALICAIARGIQVIMNDGMITATILHMGEEGLQGLSSQVFIILTYLFYLPMSFLIPSSSGLAGASMGIMAPLGEFVNVPASLVITAFQAASGLLNLVAPTSGIVMGALALGRVEIGTWYKFVGKLIVGIMIASIAILVIATFF, encoded by the coding sequence ATGAGCGAAAAAGTGAAAAAAGGCTTTAAATTGCCTTCGTCTTATACAATATTGATGCTCATTATTGCCTTTATGGCAGTGATGACATGGGTTATTCCAGCTGGTCAGTATCAGGTTGATGAAGCCGGACGTTTGGTGGCTGGTACCTATGAGAAGGTTGCTCAAAATCCACAAGGGATTTACGATGTTTTTATGGCTCCAGTTCGTGCCATGCTTGGTCACGGTGCGACTGAAGCAGCGATTAACGTAGCATTCTTCATCATCATGGTTGGGGCCTTTCTTGGTGTAGTTAACGAAACAGGTGCACTTGATGTAGGGATTGCTTCTATTGTAAAACGCTTCAAAGGTCGTGAAAAAATGTTGATTTACATCCTCATGCCTTTGTTTGCCTTGGGAGGCTCAACCTATGGTATGGGTGAAGAAACAATGGCTTTCTTCCCGCTCCTTGTTCCTGTTATGATGGCGGTTGGTTTTGATAGTATTACTGGTGTAGCCATCATCTTGCTAGGTTCTCAAATCGGCTGTTTGGCTTCTACTGTAAACCCATTTGCGACAGTTGTAGCCTCTGACGCGGCAGGTGTAAGTGTTGCGGATGGTATGATTTGGCGCTTTGTCTTCTTCGTTGTCATTCTCGCGATGGGGGTTCTCTTTGTAGCCAACTATGCTGAGAAAGTGAAAAACGATCCGACTAAGTCCTTGGTTTATAAACAACGTGAAGCGGACATGCAACACTTTAATGTCGCAGCAACTCAAGAAGTGAATGCAGAATTATCACCAGCTCAAAAACGTGTTCTCTGGGTATTTGTACTAACATTTGTTCTCATGATTTGTAGCTTTATTCCATGGGAAGATTTGGGTGTGACTATCTTTACACAATTTAATGATTGGTTGATTGGTCTTCCATTCATCGGTCAAGTGATTGGTTCTTCAACAGCTGCTCTTGGTACTTGGTACTTCCCAGAAGGAGCAATGCTCTTTGGTATCGCAGGGATTGTAGTTGGTTTAGTTTATGGTATGAGTGAAGAACGTTTGGTAAAATCCTTCATGTTCGGTGCGGCTGATATTTTCAGCGTAGCTTTGATTTGTGCTATCGCGCGTGGTATTCAAGTCATCATGAACGATGGTATGATTACTGCCACTATTCTCCACATGGGTGAAGAAGGATTGCAAGGTTTGTCTTCACAAGTATTCATCATTTTGACATATCTCTTCTACCTACCAATGTCCTTCTTGATTCCATCTTCATCAGGTCTTGCAGGGGCTTCTATGGGTATCATGGCACCTCTTGGTGAGTTTGTAAATGTACCAGCGAGCTTGGTTATCACAGCTTTCCAAGCTGCATCAGGTCTCTTGAACTTGGTAGCTCCAACATCAGGTATTGTAATGGGAGCCTTGGCACTTGGTCGTGTTGAAATTGGTACTTGGTATAAATTTGTAGGTAAGTTAATCGTAGGCATCATGATTGCCTCCATAGCTATTTTGGTCATTGCGACATTCTTCTAA
- the argF gene encoding ornithine carbamoyltransferase — MTNVFKGRHFLAEKDFTRAELEWLIDFSAHLKDLKKRNIPHRYLEGKNIALLFEKTSTRTRAAFTVASIDLGAHPEYLGANDIQLGKKESTEDTAKVLGRMFDGIEFRGFSQKMVEELAEFSGVPVWNGLTDAWHPTQMLADYLTVKENFGKLEGLTLVYCGDGRNNVANSLLVTGAILGVNVHIFSPKELFPEEEVVALAEGFAKESGARVLITDNADEAVKGADVLYTDVWVSMGEEDKFAERVALLKPYQVNMELVKKAENENLIFLHCLPAFHDTNTVYGKDVAEKFGVEEMEVTDEVFRSKYARHFDQAENRMHTIKAVMAATLGDPFVPRV, encoded by the coding sequence ATGACAAACGTATTTAAAGGTAGACATTTCCTTGCAGAGAAAGATTTCACACGCGCAGAATTGGAATGGTTGATTGATTTCTCAGCTCATTTGAAAGATTTGAAAAAACGCAATATTCCACACCGTTATTTGGAAGGTAAAAATATTGCTCTCTTGTTTGAAAAAACATCAACACGTACTCGTGCTGCCTTCACAGTAGCATCTATTGACCTTGGTGCCCATCCAGAATATCTTGGTGCAAATGACATCCAACTTGGTAAGAAAGAATCTACAGAAGATACTGCTAAAGTTTTGGGACGTATGTTCGACGGTATTGAATTCCGTGGTTTCAGTCAAAAAATGGTGGAAGAATTGGCAGAATTCTCCGGTGTGCCAGTATGGAATGGTTTGACAGATGCATGGCACCCAACTCAAATGTTGGCGGACTACTTGACTGTCAAAGAAAACTTTGGCAAGTTGGAAGGCTTGACTCTGGTTTACTGTGGTGATGGCCGTAACAATGTTGCTAACTCACTTTTGGTAACAGGCGCTATCCTTGGTGTCAATGTCCATATCTTCTCTCCAAAAGAACTCTTCCCAGAAGAAGAAGTAGTTGCCTTGGCTGAAGGTTTTGCGAAAGAAAGTGGAGCACGTGTTCTCATTACTGACAATGCTGACGAAGCAGTCAAAGGCGCAGATGTTCTCTATACAGACGTTTGGGTATCAATGGGTGAAGAAGATAAATTTGCTGAACGCGTTGCCCTCTTGAAGCCATACCAAGTGAATATGGAATTGGTGAAAAAAGCAGAAAATGAAAATCTCATCTTCTTGCACTGCTTGCCTGCCTTCCATGATACAAACACTGTTTATGGTAAAGATGTCGCTGAAAAATTCGGCGTAGAAGAAATGGAAGTAACAGACGAAGTATTCCGTAGCAAGTATGCTCGTCACTTCGACCAAGCTGAAAACCGTATGCACACTATTAAAGCAGTGATGGCGGCTACTTTAGGGGATCCATTTGTTCCACGTGTGTAA
- the arcC gene encoding carbamate kinase, whose product MANRKIVVALGGNAILSSDPSAKAQKEALVQTAKHLVKLIKNGDDLIITHGNGPQVGNLLLQNLAADSEKNPAFPLDSLVAMTEGSIGFWLQNALENELLKEGIEKDVASVVTQVIVDKNDPAFENLTKPIGPFYTEEEAKAEAEKTGATFKEDAGRGWRKVVASPKPVGIKEIGTIRTLLNAGEVVVAAGGGGIPVVQEADGTLTGVEAVIDKDFASQCLAELVDADLFIVLTGVDYVFVNYNKPDQEKLETVTVAELEEYIKQNQFAPGSMLPKVEAAIAFVNNKPQSKAVITSLENLGALIESDSGTIIVKG is encoded by the coding sequence ATGGCAAATCGTAAAATTGTAGTAGCCTTGGGTGGCAATGCCATTTTATCGTCCGACCCATCGGCTAAAGCACAAAAAGAGGCCTTGGTACAAACAGCCAAGCACCTTGTAAAATTGATAAAAAATGGGGATGACCTTATTATCACGCATGGTAATGGTCCTCAGGTTGGAAACTTACTTCTTCAAAACCTTGCTGCTGATTCGGAAAAGAACCCAGCTTTTCCACTAGACAGTTTGGTAGCCATGACAGAAGGTTCGATTGGTTTCTGGTTGCAAAATGCCTTGGAAAATGAATTGCTCAAGGAAGGCATTGAAAAAGATGTAGCATCTGTTGTGACCCAGGTTATCGTAGATAAGAATGATCCCGCCTTCGAAAATTTGACCAAGCCGATTGGACCATTCTATACAGAAGAAGAAGCGAAAGCAGAAGCAGAAAAGACTGGTGCAACCTTCAAAGAAGATGCCGGTCGTGGCTGGCGTAAAGTCGTTGCTTCGCCAAAACCTGTAGGAATCAAAGAAATTGGTACCATTCGTACCCTTCTCAATGCAGGTGAAGTTGTCGTAGCAGCTGGAGGCGGAGGTATTCCAGTTGTCCAAGAAGCAGATGGCACCCTGACCGGTGTGGAAGCAGTTATCGATAAGGACTTTGCTTCTCAATGTTTGGCAGAATTGGTTGATGCAGACTTGTTTATCGTCTTGACAGGTGTAGACTATGTCTTTGTTAACTACAACAAACCAGACCAAGAAAAATTAGAAACCGTTACTGTGGCTGAATTGGAAGAATATATCAAACAAAATCAATTCGCACCAGGTTCCATGCTACCGAAAGTTGAAGCAGCTATTGCTTTTGTAAACAATAAGCCGCAATCAAAAGCAGTCATTACCTCATTAGAAAACTTAGGCGCTTTGATTGAATCCGATAGCGGCACTATCATTGTCAAAGGCTAA
- a CDS encoding YvcK family protein produces MRKPKITVIGGGTGIPVILKSLRDKDVEITAIVTVADDGGSSGEIRQALQVTPPGDLRNVLLAMSDMPKLYEQIFQYRFADSDGPLAGHPLGNLIIAGISEMQGSTYNAMRLLTRFFHTTGRIYPSSEQALTLHAIFTDGTEVAGESKISKHNGMIDHVYVTNSYNDDEPKASRQVVETIMESDMIVLGPGSLFTSILPNLMISDIGKALKETKAEVTYVCNIMTQRGETEFFSDADHVAVLNAHLAEQFIDTVLVNIEPVPQEYMNSNQFDEYLVQVKHDFAGLQKQANRVISSNFLRLENGGAFHDGDLVVEELLKILQVRP; encoded by the coding sequence ATGAGAAAACCAAAGATTACAGTTATCGGGGGCGGGACTGGTATTCCAGTCATTTTGAAGAGTTTGCGGGATAAGGATGTAGAGATTACCGCTATCGTGACGGTAGCTGATGACGGAGGATCTTCGGGGGAAATCCGTCAGGCTTTGCAGGTGACCCCTCCAGGTGATTTGCGTAACGTCCTATTGGCTATGTCGGATATGCCCAAACTTTATGAACAAATTTTCCAGTATCGTTTTGCGGATTCAGATGGCCCCTTGGCTGGTCATCCACTAGGGAATCTCATCATTGCTGGTATTTCAGAAATGCAGGGTTCAACCTACAATGCGATGAGGTTGTTGACGCGCTTTTTCCATACGACAGGGCGGATTTATCCATCTAGCGAACAGGCCTTGACCCTTCATGCTATTTTTACAGATGGGACCGAGGTAGCAGGTGAGAGTAAGATTTCCAAGCATAATGGGATGATTGATCATGTCTATGTGACAAATTCTTATAATGATGATGAACCGAAAGCCAGTCGCCAGGTAGTTGAAACGATTATGGAAAGTGACATGATTGTACTTGGACCGGGTTCTCTTTTTACCTCAATCTTGCCGAATCTGATGATTTCTGACATTGGCAAAGCCCTAAAAGAAACCAAGGCTGAAGTGACCTATGTGTGCAACATTATGACCCAACGGGGAGAGACTGAGTTTTTCTCAGATGCGGACCACGTGGCGGTTCTCAATGCACACTTAGCTGAACAATTCATTGATACAGTTTTGGTCAATATTGAGCCAGTTCCACAAGAGTATATGAATAGCAACCAGTTTGATGAATACTTGGTACAGGTAAAACACGATTTTGCAGGTTTGCAAAAACAAGCTAATCGTGTGATTTCTTCGAATTTTCTTCGTTTGGAAAATGGCGGAGCTTTCCATGATGGTGACTTGGTAGTAGAAGAGTTGCTCAAGATTTTGCAGGTGCGGCCATGA
- a CDS encoding dipeptidase, which yields MRTSFIQSSHQEACIQAIQELVAFPSVLQEHQADTPFGQAIQDVLEHTLALTEKMGFKTYLDPAGYYGYAEIGQGEELLAILCHLDVVPAGDLSQWQTPPFEAVVEGDYIIGRGVQDDKGPSMAALFAVKALLDAGVQFNKRIRFIFGTDEETLWRCMNRYNQLEEVATMGFAPDSSFPLTYAEKGLLQAKLHGPGHPCLSIEAGTAYNVVPAKASYSGHLLAGVIAELDQLGFDYEIKDDQVTVLGISRHAKDAAEGVNAIVRLAKALEHFENHPALDFIVNAVGEDATGFKLFGDVTDEPSGTLSFNIAGLTISAKKSEIRLDIRIPVTADKEALVSTLQAKAQSCGLTYEEYDYLASLYVPLDSQLVSTLMSVYQDKTGDLTSEPISSGGATFARTMPNCVAFGACFPDTEQTEHQENERMPLEDLYKTMDIYAEAVYRLTAE from the coding sequence ATGAGAACAAGTTTTATTCAGTCATCGCATCAGGAGGCATGTATTCAAGCCATCCAAGAACTGGTTGCTTTTCCTTCTGTTTTGCAAGAACATCAGGCAGATACGCCATTTGGTCAAGCGATTCAGGATGTTCTGGAGCACACGTTGGCTTTGACGGAAAAAATGGGTTTTAAAACTTATTTAGACCCTGCTGGCTATTATGGCTATGCTGAAATTGGGCAAGGCGAAGAATTATTAGCAATCCTTTGCCACTTAGATGTGGTACCTGCTGGTGATCTTAGTCAATGGCAGACGCCGCCTTTTGAGGCTGTGGTAGAGGGAGATTATATTATTGGACGCGGGGTTCAGGATGATAAAGGTCCTTCGATGGCGGCCTTATTTGCAGTAAAAGCACTTCTTGATGCGGGAGTCCAATTTAACAAACGGATTCGTTTCATTTTTGGAACAGATGAAGAGACCTTATGGCGGTGTATGAACCGCTACAATCAGTTGGAAGAAGTGGCAACTATGGGCTTTGCGCCAGATTCTTCCTTCCCTTTGACTTATGCTGAAAAAGGATTACTACAGGCCAAATTGCATGGTCCAGGTCACCCTTGTCTGAGTATCGAAGCTGGAACTGCCTATAACGTAGTACCTGCCAAGGCAAGCTATTCCGGTCATTTATTAGCCGGAGTTATTGCGGAATTAGATCAATTAGGCTTTGATTATGAAATCAAAGATGATCAAGTAACGGTTCTTGGTATTTCGCGGCACGCCAAGGATGCTGCCGAGGGGGTCAATGCCATCGTTCGTTTGGCAAAGGCTTTGGAACATTTCGAAAATCATCCAGCCTTGGACTTTATCGTCAATGCAGTTGGTGAAGATGCCACAGGATTTAAGCTTTTTGGTGATGTGACCGATGAACCATCAGGGACACTCAGTTTCAATATTGCAGGTCTAACCATTAGCGCAAAAAAATCAGAAATTCGCTTGGACATTCGTATTCCTGTCACTGCGGATAAAGAAGCCCTAGTTTCTACTTTACAAGCCAAAGCGCAATCATGTGGCTTGACCTATGAAGAGTACGACTACCTTGCTTCCTTGTATGTGCCATTAGACAGTCAACTGGTATCTACGCTCATGTCTGTTTATCAAGATAAGACAGGAGATTTGACAAGCGAGCCAATCTCGTCAGGTGGGGCTACCTTTGCTCGTACTATGCCAAACTGTGTGGCTTTTGGTGCATGTTTCCCAGATACAGAACAAACAGAGCATCAGGAAAATGAACGCATGCCATTAGAAGACTTATATAAAACAATGGATATTTATGCTGAGGCAGTCTATCGCCTAACTGCGGAATAG
- a CDS encoding GNAT family N-acetyltransferase codes for MPSIERTTIGSEEWQRAASIYVRYKVFVLERGIAKEDEFDQNDTEERVYANLFIGEEPVSTGRFLPVGPGQARLTRIATLPNFRGKGYGKMIISSLEAYAREAGFHQLNIHSELTAKTFYESVGYQATSEVYQEDGEWCQTLTKFI; via the coding sequence ATGCCAAGTATAGAACGAACAACAATCGGTTCGGAAGAATGGCAACGCGCAGCCTCTATCTATGTCCGCTATAAGGTATTTGTCCTTGAGCGTGGTATTGCAAAGGAAGATGAATTTGACCAGAATGATACGGAAGAAAGAGTTTACGCCAATCTCTTTATTGGTGAAGAGCCTGTTTCAACGGGACGTTTTCTTCCTGTCGGTCCTGGTCAAGCTCGTCTAACCCGAATAGCCACTCTACCGAATTTTCGTGGAAAAGGCTATGGAAAAATGATTATCAGCTCTTTGGAAGCGTATGCACGTGAAGCAGGCTTTCATCAGTTGAATATACATTCGGAGTTAACTGCAAAGACTTTTTATGAGTCAGTTGGCTACCAAGCAACTTCTGAAGTTTATCAAGAAGATGGAGAATGGTGCCAGACATTGACAAAATTTATTTAA
- the arcA gene encoding arginine deiminase: MSNHPIHVFSEIGKLKKVMLHRPGKEIENLMPDYLERLLFDDIPFLEDAQKEHDAFAQALRDEGVEVLYLEKLAAESLVTPEIREQFIDEYLEEANIRGRATKKAIRKLLMSIEDNQELVEKTMAGVQKAELPEIPSEEKGLTDLVESSYPFAIDPMPNLYFTRDPFATIGNAVSLNHMYSETRNRETLYGKYIFTHHPEYGGKVPLVYNREETTRIEGGDELVLSKDVLAVGISQRTDAASIEKLLVNIFERHVGFKKVLAFEFANNRKFMHLDTVFTMVDYDKFTIHPEIEGDLRVFSVTYENDTLHIEEEHGDLAELLAANLGLEKVELIRCGGGDMVAAGREQWNDGSNTLTIAPGVVVVYKRNTITNAILESKGLRLIKIGGSELVRGRGGPRCMSMPFEREDI; the protein is encoded by the coding sequence ATGTCAAACCATCCAATTCATGTTTTTTCAGAAATTGGTAAGCTGAAAAAAGTTATGTTACACAGACCAGGTAAGGAAATTGAAAACCTTATGCCTGACTATCTAGAACGCCTACTCTTCGATGATATCCCATTCTTAGAAGATGCACAGAAAGAGCATGATGCCTTTGCTCAAGCTCTTCGTGATGAAGGTGTAGAAGTGCTCTACTTGGAAAAATTAGCTGCTGAGTCACTTGTTACACCTGAAATTCGTGAACAATTTATTGATGAATATCTTGAAGAAGCTAACATTCGTGGCCGGGCAACTAAAAAGGCAATTCGTAAGCTGTTGATGTCTATTGAAGATAATCAAGAACTGGTTGAGAAAACGATGGCTGGTGTTCAAAAGGCAGAATTGCCAGAAATCCCTTCTGAAGAAAAAGGTTTGACAGATTTGGTTGAATCCTCTTACCCATTTGCAATAGACCCAATGCCAAACCTTTACTTCACACGGGATCCATTTGCTACGATTGGTAATGCTGTTTCTCTTAACCACATGTATTCAGAAACACGGAACCGTGAAACCTTGTATGGTAAATATATCTTCACTCATCACCCAGAATATGGTGGAAAAGTTCCATTGGTTTACAATCGTGAAGAAACTACTCGTATAGAGGGTGGTGACGAATTGGTTCTTTCAAAAGATGTTTTGGCAGTAGGTATTTCACAACGTACCGATGCGGCATCAATTGAAAAACTATTGGTAAATATCTTTGAACGGCATGTTGGCTTCAAGAAAGTATTGGCATTCGAATTTGCTAACAACCGTAAATTCATGCATTTGGATACAGTATTTACCATGGTTGACTATGATAAGTTTACTATCCACCCAGAAATCGAAGGTGACCTTCGTGTCTTCTCTGTAACCTATGAAAATGACACGCTTCATATTGAAGAAGAACATGGTGATTTGGCAGAACTTTTGGCTGCGAACCTTGGTCTTGAAAAAGTAGAATTGATTCGTTGTGGTGGCGGTGATATGGTTGCTGCTGGTCGTGAGCAATGGAATGATGGTTCAAATACATTGACTATTGCACCAGGTGTGGTAGTTGTTTACAAACGCAATACGATTACCAATGCTATCCTCGAGTCCAAAGGGCTTCGTTTGATTAAGATTGGCGGAAGCGAATTGGTTCGCGGTCGTGGTGGACCTCGTTGTATGTCAATGCCGTTTGAACGTGAAGACATCTAA